One Ricinus communis isolate WT05 ecotype wild-type chromosome 1, ASM1957865v1, whole genome shotgun sequence DNA window includes the following coding sequences:
- the LOC107261706 gene encoding non-specific lipid-transfer protein 2, which translates to MKASYVAICTLFVLLLGEAQVTMAVTCNPTQLSPCVGAITSSSPPSSACCSKIKEQKPCLCQYLKNPNLKKFINTPNARKVASTCGTPFPKC; encoded by the coding sequence ATGAAGGCATCATATGTAGCAATTTGCACTCTCTTTGTGCTGCTCTTAGGTGAAGCACAAGTAACAATGGCAGTAACATGCAACCCAACACAACTCAGCCCCTGTGTAGGTGCAATCACATCAAGTTCTCCACCATCATCAGCTTGCTGCAGCAAGATCAAGGAACAGAAGCCTTGCCTTTGCCAATACCTCAAGAATCcaaatctcaagaaattcatcAACACACCAAATGCTAGGAAAGTTGCTAGCACCTGTGGAACTCCATTCCCCAAGTGCTAA
- the LOC8286403 gene encoding kinesin-like protein NACK1, with amino-acid sequence MTVRTPGTPASKIDRTPATTPGPKSKEEKIVVTVRLRPLNKKEQLAKDQVAWECVDDHTIVFKPPTQERTAQSTPFTFDKVFGPTSLTESVYEDGVKNVALSALMGINATIFAYGQTSSGKTYTMRGITEKAVNDIYNHIMNTPQRDFTIKISGLEIYNENVRDLLNSESGRSLKLLDDPEKGTVVEKLVEETATNDQHLRHLISICEAQRQVGETALNDTSSRSHQIIRLTIESTLRENSDCVRSFVASLNFVDLAGSERASQTHADGARLREGCHINLSLMTLTTVIRKLSVGKRSGHIPYRDSKLTRILQHSLGGNARTAIICTLSPALSHVEQSRNTLFFATRAKEVTNNAQVNMVVSDKQLVKHLQKEVARLEAELRTPDPSKEKDLKIQQMEREIEELRRQRDLAQSQVDELQKKLQEDQQASSTLESPPRPSVKKCLSYSDALLSKLENKEISRCDRARKTMLRQSMRQSSTAPFTLMHEIRKLEHLQEQLGEEANRALEVLQKEVACHRLGNQDAAETIAKLQAEIREMQSIQPASKEVEIGSVVAPNKSVSANLKDEITRLHSQGSTIANLEEQLENVQKSIDKLVMSLPSNDSQLNCEAPAKAKNQQKKKKVLPLASSNGANRQNFLRSPCSPLSTSRQVLENEIENRAPENEDFTSGETQPESEKETPTKSEECGDVSSKEGTPGYRRSSSVNMKKMQKMFQNAAEENVRSIRAYVTELKERVAKLQYQKQLLVCQVLELEANEAAGYNLEDEEGTIEPEPQVSWQITFREQRQQIIELWDLCSVSIIHRTQFYLLFKGDPADQIYMEVELRRLNWLQQHFAEIGNASPAPHVGDEPTISLSSSIRALRREREFLAKRLTSRFNVEEREALYMKWDVPLEGKQRRLQFVYKLWTNPHDPRHIHESAEIVAKLVGFCEGGNMSKEMFELNFALPTDKRPWIMGWNPISNLLHL; translated from the exons ATGACAGTCAGAACACCTGGAACTCCAGCTTCTAAGATCGATAGGACGCCAGCAACAACTCCAGGTCCCAAATCAAAGGAAGAGAAGATTGTTGTTACTGTACGATTAAGACCTCTAAACAAAAAAGAACAGCTAGCCAAAGACCAAGTAGCATGGGAGTGTGTTGATGATCACACCATTGTATTTAAGCCACCAACTCAGGAACGCACAGCTCAATCGACCCCTTTCACATTTG ataaaGTTTTTGGTCCCACCTCTCTAACTGAAAGTGTATATGAGGATGGTGTAAAGAATGTTGCTTTGTCTGCTTTAATGGGCATAAATG CAACTATATTTGCATATGGGCAAACTAGCAGTGGGAAGACATATACTATGAGAGGAATAACTGAGAAAGCTGTTAATGACATCTATAACCATATAATGAAT ACCCCACAGAGAGACTTTACGATTAAGATTTCTGGATTAGAGATTTATAATGAAAATGTCAGGGACCTGCTGAACTCAGAATCAGGTCGAAGTCTCAAGCTTCTAGATGACCCAGAG AAAGGTACTGTGGTTGAGAAGTTGGTAGAAGAAACAGCAACCAATGATCAGCATTTGAGGCATCTGATAAGTATTTGTGAAG CCCAAAGGCAAGTTGGTGAAACTGCTCTTAATGATACTAGCTCGCGTTCACACCAAATTATAAGGCTT ACGATAGAAAGTACTCTCCGTGAAAATTCAGATTGTGTGAGATCTTTTGTTGCAAGCCTG AACTTTGTAGACCTTGCTGGAAGTGAAAGAGCTTCACAGACACATGCAGATGGGGCGAGGCTCAGAGAAGGCTGTCATATCAATCTTAGTTTGATGACTCTGACAACTGTGATTAGAAAGCTCAG TGTTGGGAAAAGAAGCGGTCATATACCCTACCGGGACTCCAAGCTCACTCGCATATTGCAGCACTCACTTGGCGGAAATGCACGAACTGCCATCATTTGTACTCTAAGTCCAGCGCTTAGCCATGTCGAACAATCACGAAACACTCTCTTCTTTGCCACAAGAGCAAAGGAAGTCACCAACAATGCCCAAGTCAACATG GTTGTTTCCGATAAGCAGCTGGTCAAACATCTACAGAAGGAAGTAGCCAGGCTGGAAGCAGAATTGCGGACTCCTGAcccttcaaaagaaaaagacttaaAAATTCAGCAG ATGGAGAGAGAAATTGAAGAACTGAGACGCCAGAGAGATCTTGCGCAATCTCAAGTGGATGAGTTGCAGAAAAAACTTCAAGAGGACCAACAGGCGTCAAGCACATTAGAATCACCACCACGTCCATCAGTGAAGAAGTGTCTCTCCTACTCTGATGCATTATTATCAAAACTTGAGAACAAGGAGATAAGCCGCTGCGACAGAGCAAGGAAAACTATGTTAAGGCAATCCATGAGGCAATCATCAACTGCACCTTTTACTCTAATGCATGAAATCCGTAAACTTGAACATCTTCAGGAGCAACTTGGAGAAGAAGCCAATCGAGCTCTAGAAGTATTACAAAAGGAGGTTGCTTGTCATAGACTAGGTAATCAAGATGCAGCGGAAACCATTGCCAAGCTGCAAGCAGAAATAAGGGAAATGCAATCTATTCAACCAGCTTCCAAAGAAGTAGAAATTGGAAGTGTTGTCGCCCCTAACAAGAGCGTCAGCGCCAACCTGAAGGATGAGATAACAAGACTTCATTCTCAAGGAAGCACCATTGCAAATCTCGAAGAACAATTGGAAAATGTTCAGAAATCTATAGACAAATTGGTAATGTCTCTTCCAAGCAATGATTCACAGTTAAACTGTGAAGCACCTGCCAAAGCAAAAAATcaacagaagaagaaaaaggtaCTTCCTTTGGCTTCAAGTAACGGCGCCAACAGGCAAAACTTTTTAAGATCTCCTTGCTCGCCACTATCAACTTCCCGGCAAGTTTTGGAAAATGAGATTGAAAATAGAGCACCGGAAAATGAAGACTTCACATCCGGTGAGACCCAGCCAGAGTCTGAGAAAGAGACTCCTACAAAAAGTGAAGAATGTGGAGATGTTTCATCAAAGGAAGGAACCCCTGGCTATCGTCGTTCTAGTTCAGTTAATATGAAGAAAATGCAGAAGATGTTTCAGAATGCAGCAGAGGAGAACGTGAGAAGCATAAGAGCTTATGTGACAGAATTGAAGGAACGTGTTGCCAAACTGCAATACCAAAAGCAGCTACTTGTTTGCCAG GTCCTTGAGCTGGAAGCAAATGAAGCAGCTGGATATAATCTTGAGGATGAGGAGGGCACTATTGAACCAGAGCCACAAGTTTCCTGGCAGATTACTTTTAGAGAGCAAAGGCAGCAGATTATTGAACTGTGGGATCTATGCTCTGTATCCATCATCCACAGGACAcagttttatttgttattcaAGGGAGACCCTGCTGATCAAATATACATGGAAGTTGAGCTTAGGCGCTTGAATTGGTTACAGCAGCATTTTGCAGAAATTGGCAATGCAAGCCCTGCTCCTCATGTTGGAGATGAGCCTACAATTTCTCTATCGTCAAg TATTCGAGCATTGAGACGTGAAAGAGAGTTTCTGGCAAAGAGGTTGACTTCACGTTTTAATGTGGAAGAGAGAGAGGCACTGTACATGAAATGGGATGTTCCATTAGAGGGGAAGCAGAGGAGACTGCAGTTTGTGTACAAATTATGGACAAATCCACATGATCCAAGACATATACATGAAAGTGCTGAGATAGTGGCAAAGCTTGTAGGATTCTGCGAAGGAGGAAATATGTCAAAAGAGATGTTTGAGCTAAATTTTGCACTACCAACAGATAAGAGACCATGGATTATGGGCTGGAATCCAATTTCAAACCTTCTACATTTGTGA